AACCTGTTAAAGTAGCTGGTGTTCCGCCTGATTATTTCAGTGCCACAGGACAGCTTTGGGGAAATCCTCTATACGACTGGGACAAATTAAAAGAGTTAAACTACAAATGGTGGGTAGACAGAGTTAGAGCCAACCTTTCTACGTGCGACATCATAAGAATTGATCACTTCAGAGGGTTTGAAGCATACTGGGCAGTTCCTTATGGAGACGATACTGCAATAAACGGACAATGGGTAAAAGGACCCGGAATTGACTTATTTAACAAAATAAAAGAAGAATTGGGAGAATTACCAATTATTGCAGAAGATTTAGGATTAATGACACAAGGTGTTATTGATTTAAGAGATGCAACTGGATTCCCAGGAATGAAAATCTTAGGTTTTGCATTTGATTCAGAAGAAGAAAATGACTACTTGCCTCATACTTATACAAAAAACTGTGTAGTTTATACTGGAACTCACGATAATGACACATTAATCGGATGGTTTACAAAAGCAAAAGAAAAAGATAAACAATTTGCAAGAGATTATTTAAACTCACAAACTGACGATAACATCCATTGGGATGCAATAAGAGGTGCATGGAGTTCTGTTGCAAACATGGCAATCGCTCCAATTCAAGATTTCTTAGGATTAGGAAGCGAAGCTAGAATCAATACTCCTGGAGTTGCTAGCGGAAACTGGCAATGGAGATTAAAAGACGGTGTATTAAGTGATGAATTAGCAGAAAGAATTGCTAAATTAACAAAAGTTTATTCAAGATAATTTA
This is a stretch of genomic DNA from Leptotrichia hofstadii. It encodes these proteins:
- the malQ gene encoding 4-alpha-glucanotransferase, yielding MEMFERSSGILLHPTSLPGKYGIGSLGKEAYKFVDFLKKANQKLWQIFPLGPTGYGDSPYQCFSTFAGNPYLIDFDLLIEQNLLTEEDLRDVDFGGNGEYIDYGAIYNQKYPLLRKAYDNFKANGNDYLKGKLDAFKAENNDWLNDYSLFISLKNHFNGLPWTEWPHDIKVREEAAVSKYREELADDIEYNNFIQCLFFTQWDNLKKYANDNGIKIIGDIPIFVAVDSSDAWANPEIFLFDPELKPVKVAGVPPDYFSATGQLWGNPLYDWDKLKELNYKWWVDRVRANLSTCDIIRIDHFRGFEAYWAVPYGDDTAINGQWVKGPGIDLFNKIKEELGELPIIAEDLGLMTQGVIDLRDATGFPGMKILGFAFDSEEENDYLPHTYTKNCVVYTGTHDNDTLIGWFTKAKEKDKQFARDYLNSQTDDNIHWDAIRGAWSSVANMAIAPIQDFLGLGSEARINTPGVASGNWQWRLKDGVLSDELAERIAKLTKVYSR